In Vibrio atlanticus, the following proteins share a genomic window:
- a CDS encoding 5-formyltetrahydrofolate cyclo-ligase, translating into MKTLTRSEFRKQIRIKRNSLSSEQQTQSGLDLVQQCAQLNEVQSAQHIALYISIDGELDTQPLIEWLWAQGKQTYLPVLHPFSAGHLLFLHYSPSTPTVLNKYGIVEPQLNQLLVKPCQQLDLILTPLVGFDSQGHRLGMGGGYYDRTLARWFETGNGATPIGLAHDCQHVDRLPIEGWDIPLPKIVTPSKTWQWENNH; encoded by the coding sequence ATGAAGACGCTCACACGCAGCGAATTTCGCAAACAGATCCGCATCAAACGTAACTCCCTATCTAGCGAACAACAAACTCAATCCGGTTTAGATTTAGTCCAGCAGTGTGCTCAGCTTAATGAAGTTCAATCTGCTCAGCATATTGCACTCTATATATCCATCGATGGCGAACTCGATACCCAGCCTTTAATTGAATGGTTATGGGCGCAAGGTAAGCAAACTTATTTACCAGTATTGCACCCCTTCTCGGCCGGACATCTGCTGTTTCTGCACTACTCGCCAAGCACACCGACGGTTTTGAATAAGTACGGAATCGTTGAACCTCAGCTCAATCAATTGCTCGTCAAACCATGCCAACAACTCGATCTTATTCTCACACCATTGGTGGGCTTTGACTCTCAAGGGCATCGCTTAGGCATGGGCGGTGGATATTACGATCGCACCTTGGCTCGATGGTTCGAGACGGGCAATGGCGCAACACCTATTGGCCTTGCTCACGATTGCCAACATGTCGATCGTTTACCAATTGAAGGTTGGGACATTCCGTTACCTAAAATCGTGACTCCGAGTAAAACTTGGCAATGGGAAAACAACCATTAA
- the rpiA gene encoding ribose-5-phosphate isomerase RpiA, whose amino-acid sequence MTQDEMKKAAGWAALQYVEEGSIVGVGTGSTVNHFIDALGTMKDKIKGAVSSSVASTEKLEALEIKVFECNDVFKLDIYVDGADEINGSRDMIKGGGAALTREKIVAAISDKFICIVDGTKAVDVLGKFPLPVEVIPMARSYVARELVKLGGDPVYREGCTTDNGNVILDVYGMAIENPKQLEDIINGIAGVVTVGLFAHRGADVVITGTPEGAKIEE is encoded by the coding sequence ATGACTCAAGATGAAATGAAAAAAGCAGCGGGCTGGGCAGCACTTCAATATGTTGAAGAAGGCAGCATTGTAGGTGTAGGTACTGGCTCAACAGTAAATCACTTCATCGACGCACTTGGCACAATGAAAGACAAAATCAAGGGTGCGGTTTCAAGCTCTGTAGCCTCTACTGAAAAACTAGAAGCGCTAGAAATCAAAGTATTCGAATGCAACGACGTATTCAAGCTAGACATCTATGTTGATGGCGCTGACGAGATTAACGGCTCTCGCGATATGATCAAAGGCGGCGGCGCTGCTTTGACTCGTGAAAAAATCGTAGCAGCTATCTCTGATAAGTTTATTTGTATCGTTGATGGTACCAAAGCAGTTGATGTGTTGGGTAAATTCCCACTGCCTGTTGAAGTTATCCCAATGGCGCGTTCATACGTAGCACGTGAACTCGTAAAACTTGGTGGTGACCCAGTTTACCGCGAAGGCTGCACAACCGATAACGGCAACGTGATCCTAGATGTGTACGGCATGGCGATCGAAAACCCAAAACAGCTAGAAGATATCATCAATGGTATCGCTGGCGTGGTAACGGTTGGTCTGTTCGCTCACCGTGGTGCTGATGTAGTTATCACTGGCACGCCTGAAGGTGCAAAAATCGAAGAATAA
- the serA gene encoding phosphoglycerate dehydrogenase → MAKVSLEKEKIKILLLEGLHPSSVEVLQAAGYTNIEYHKGSLPEDELLEAVKDAHFIGIRSRTNISQEVIDAAEKLVAVGCFCIGTNQVNLQAAAKRGIPVFNAPFSNTRSVAELVLGQVLLLLRGIPEKNALAHRGIWKKSADNSYEARGKRLGIIGYGHIGTQLGIIAENLGMRVYFYDIENKLSLGNATQVHTMTELLNKCDVISLHVPETNETKDMMGKEEFERMKPGSIFINAARGTVVDIPALCGALDSGHLSGAAIDVFPTEPKTNADPFESPLMQFDNVILTPHVGGSTQEAQENIGVEVAGKLAKYSDNGSTLSSVNFPEVSLPLHTGTSRLLHIHENRPGILTQINTIFAEEGINIAGQYLQTAADMGYVVIDVEADRSEEALLKLKEIEGTIRARLLH, encoded by the coding sequence ATGGCCAAAGTTTCACTGGAAAAAGAAAAAATAAAAATTCTACTTCTAGAAGGTCTTCACCCTTCTTCTGTAGAAGTACTGCAAGCCGCTGGTTACACAAATATTGAGTACCACAAAGGCTCGCTACCTGAAGATGAACTTCTTGAAGCAGTTAAAGATGCTCACTTCATTGGTATCCGTTCTCGCACCAACATCTCCCAAGAAGTTATTGATGCGGCTGAAAAGTTGGTTGCAGTTGGTTGTTTCTGTATTGGTACTAACCAAGTCAACCTTCAAGCGGCAGCAAAGCGCGGTATCCCTGTGTTCAACGCACCGTTCTCAAACACTCGAAGTGTTGCTGAACTGGTTCTTGGTCAGGTTCTATTGCTACTGCGTGGTATCCCTGAAAAGAACGCTCTTGCTCACCGTGGCATCTGGAAAAAGAGTGCAGACAACTCTTACGAAGCTCGTGGTAAGCGTTTAGGTATTATTGGCTACGGTCACATCGGTACTCAGCTGGGTATTATTGCTGAAAACCTTGGTATGCGTGTTTACTTTTACGATATCGAAAACAAGCTGTCTCTAGGTAATGCCACTCAAGTTCATACTATGACCGAGTTGCTGAATAAGTGTGACGTGATCTCTTTACACGTACCTGAAACCAATGAAACTAAAGACATGATGGGTAAAGAAGAGTTCGAGCGCATGAAGCCTGGCTCTATCTTTATCAATGCAGCTCGTGGCACGGTAGTTGACATCCCGGCTCTGTGTGGCGCTCTGGATTCTGGTCACCTTTCTGGTGCGGCTATTGATGTTTTCCCAACAGAACCAAAAACCAATGCAGACCCGTTTGAGTCTCCATTAATGCAGTTCGATAACGTGATTCTTACCCCTCACGTTGGTGGTTCAACACAGGAAGCACAAGAGAACATCGGTGTAGAAGTTGCAGGTAAGCTTGCTAAGTACTCTGATAATGGCTCTACACTATCAAGTGTTAACTTCCCTGAGGTATCTCTACCGCTACACACTGGCACATCTCGCTTGCTACACATTCACGAAAACCGCCCAGGTATCCTAACTCAGATCAACACCATCTTCGCTGAAGAAGGCATCAACATCGCGGGTCAGTACCTACAGACTGCGGCTGATATGGGTTATGTAGTTATCGATGTAGAAGCGGATCGTTCAGAAGAAGCACTGCTTAAACTGAAAGAGATCGAAGGCACAATCCGTGCTCGTCTTCTTCACTAA
- a CDS encoding IS4 family transposase, which yields MTYIEPTLWAQKQFGQAHLNDPRRTQRLVALAASLAEQPGVPVSKLIISPAEMEGAYRFIRNEQIKAEDIAEAGFYVTAQEALEQQTLLALEDTTSLSYSHRSIRDELGHSNQGNRHRAMFVHSTLLFAPDTQSVIGLIEQQRWTRDIEKRGQRHQHATRPYKEKESYKWEQASRHVAERLGDKISDVISVCDREADLFEYLTYKREQQQRFLVRSMQSRCIEEHDNRLYSYASTLLSAGEKVLEIPQKGGRKARKAHLDIKYAPVTLKSPANKKEFDNIPLYYVGCIEQGESGNKLAWHLLTSEPITSKEEALKIVSYYERRWLIEDFHKVWKSEGTEVEQLRMQSKDNLERLSVVLAFIATRLLQLRFMNESDELSKTSCEQVLKGKAWKLMWLKLESKKLPKEAPNISWAYNGIARLGGWKNTKRTGRASIKTLWQGWFRLQTILEGYELAKSLD from the coding sequence ATGACCTATATAGAGCCAACCCTTTGGGCACAAAAACAGTTCGGTCAAGCCCACCTTAATGACCCTAGACGCACTCAAAGACTCGTTGCTCTCGCAGCCTCACTGGCCGAGCAACCTGGCGTACCCGTCTCGAAACTCATTATCTCCCCTGCTGAAATGGAAGGGGCTTATCGCTTCATCCGTAATGAGCAAATCAAAGCAGAAGATATCGCAGAGGCGGGTTTTTATGTCACTGCACAAGAAGCATTAGAGCAACAGACACTTCTTGCCTTAGAAGACACCACTTCTCTCAGTTACTCCCATCGCAGCATTCGAGATGAACTCGGGCACTCCAATCAAGGCAATCGACATCGCGCCATGTTCGTACACTCAACCTTACTTTTTGCTCCCGACACTCAATCTGTTATTGGTTTAATTGAACAACAGCGCTGGACTCGTGATATAGAAAAGCGAGGTCAAAGGCACCAGCATGCGACTCGACCATACAAAGAGAAAGAAAGTTATAAGTGGGAACAAGCCTCTCGCCATGTCGCTGAGCGACTTGGCGATAAAATTTCGGATGTCATTTCTGTGTGCGATAGAGAAGCCGACCTATTTGAATACCTCACTTACAAGCGAGAGCAACAACAAAGGTTCCTCGTTCGCTCAATGCAAAGCCGCTGTATTGAAGAGCATGATAATCGTCTTTATAGCTATGCCTCTACCCTGTTATCAGCCGGAGAGAAAGTGCTCGAAATACCGCAAAAAGGCGGTCGTAAAGCTCGCAAGGCTCATTTAGATATCAAATATGCCCCCGTGACACTCAAGTCTCCTGCTAACAAGAAAGAGTTCGATAACATTCCGCTTTACTACGTGGGATGTATAGAACAAGGAGAGAGTGGTAATAAGCTCGCATGGCACTTACTGACTTCAGAGCCGATAACGAGCAAGGAAGAGGCACTCAAAATCGTCAGTTATTATGAGCGGCGCTGGCTAATAGAAGATTTTCATAAAGTCTGGAAAAGTGAAGGGACTGAAGTTGAGCAACTGAGAATGCAAAGTAAGGATAACTTAGAAAGGCTCAGCGTCGTTTTGGCTTTTATCGCGACTCGGTTACTCCAATTGAGGTTTATGAATGAATCAGACGAGTTATCTAAGACCAGTTGTGAGCAGGTATTAAAAGGCAAAGCGTGGAAGTTAATGTGGCTCAAGTTGGAGAGCAAAAAACTACCGAAAGAAGCGCCTAATATATCATGGGCTTACAACGGTATTGCTCGGTTAGGTGGTTGGAAGAATACCAAGCGAACAGGTCGTGCTTCTATAAAGACGTTATGGCAAGGATGGTTTAGGTTACAAACCATCCTTGAAGGGTATGAACTCGCTAAGTCTCTTGATTAA